In Thunnus thynnus chromosome 13, fThuThy2.1, whole genome shotgun sequence, the following proteins share a genomic window:
- the sytl2a gene encoding synaptotagmin-like protein 2 isoform X1, protein MIDLSFLTEEEQETIRAVLRRDAELKKSEEQRVQNLQRTVSDRGQLRYLTGEWFYETKQLRHQDRIHGSDIIRASMKHTYKPLTILELSQILPEKPSFVSSENKEVFVPPVLCGLLQEPHMQLGHERNQNQNPYETPQETPKPVLLSPTKQRKNPFNSELVTPHNFEEKDNQLLDGAVDQTQTPNEEPLPSSDSCVSHATNLKPDPNDSPDTQNASVSMPMPENQAVCTSSQDCFLEVDRSAGRQIISAAPRGILKRLSTSSSTDSLLSRLDLQSPVSLDSPTETWIDRKQVRFSSTVSRSGVEWQDGKELGEHSLLDVDLIVSSETENNSNLENDGRTTTTGTHRPLLTQSQADLQEGELSCKNLQKQDPGQHQVFGDLSEHLELTELLSPPVSSLVSAEQESGKPVHLDTQPEEDRHSQAEVTDWPTGHSIHQQKLPEQSTDISAGATSETKPSTNGSSKSSSHAVSPKPKQRLLGIFRREKEKTAQVQGPQKEQVNIFKKKEPENLSKDAADMTMDKLASVKQEDKPPEMTEVRTLQLTALQNTPFKEIMTSVDSDTQQETQEDKVVKFPEGLSNLKAFWERENSSPKIIFTREQVRHEDITKTGIEASHGPQNVQTNSDVQTECSMLVDLSKEDGTYRANPVLIYEETDDSLTGSITESPILEPQENVTTPVPSLACNSQKQERDIPVPLHRQSMSSPQEEGPANISELKNFWEKEYTGPRIIAARVKETSSSTIHNNKVAPPQSDLSLDSREKSEEDAQTSPYTTKSNVSKSLKVTDKGFVSQSPDRSQLRSSVTAGDVQSTCHPHQVMAESQERPLSPSKSQTPRSKEQEDEVRRSPSKTCHPRVLPRESSSPKRSRLESSPLKTFPIDINPQTKEIEEQLGKPTPAPRQRKSPSHEAKQTDTKPNTELTSHPLPLDRECKEVYFGNFKTQESSLGSSMASQSRKASEKKLGTFTRLARSFIPQDFQHYLGPHEKAHVPSFHQDKAAQESHVNPSTAESDGVHRPQSALKDYVGNQSDIPTEGNLSRTSSWIVQNKDGNFSQDTTTGAWSLSRASSGSYDDNSSPAMSALKRLSSRTTSSSKSLENLISQTREERNNNASREQMNLSVDDASSLFNSKQMKSSVSVPVLQQDETDSDSTFENTSGWRRNTGSSTSNISLSSGMASMSSVSGSISSIYPVDFGDIEVQGSIQFAVNYIQKLGEFHIFVVHCRDLAVADTKKNRSDPYVKCYLLPDKTKLGKRKTTVRKKSLNPNYNEILRFKIIMEVLKTQSLNISVWHNDTFGRNSFLGEVDLDLSEWDFSNTQINEFALKPRVSAQISTPSPSCLMDSRGQMRVALRFLPQTSHSKTTSRMETGEVQIWVKDCKNLSPVRGVIIDPFVKCGVLPDTSRKSRQKTRVVKRTANPMFNHTMVYDGFRPEDLREACVEITVWDHDRLNNRYIGGLRLGLGTGRSYGVEVAWMDSTTDEANLWQRMLQSDGEWVEDVLPLRMLVMAKSMSK, encoded by the exons GAATCAGAACCAGAACCCTTATGAAACGCCTCAAGAGACACCTAAACCAGTTTTACTGTCGCCCACAAAG CAGCGAAAAAATCCATTCAACAGTGAACTTGTTACACCTCACAATTTTGAAGAAAAGGACAATCAGTTATTGGACGGAGCAGTGGATCAAACCCAGACACCAAATGAGG AGCCTTTACCATCATCTGACAGCTGCGTTTCTCATGCAACTAACCTAAAACCAGACCCTAATGATAGCCCTGACACCCAGAATGCATCTGTTTCCATGCCAATGCCTGAAAACCAAGCAGTCTGTACCAGTTCTCAGGACTGTTTCCTTGAGGTAGATAGGTCAGCGGGCAGACAGATTATATCTGCTGCTCCACGGGGCATCCTCAAGCGCTTGTCCACCTCTAGCTCCACAGACTCCCTGCTCTCTCGCCTGGATCTGCAGAGTCCAGTTAGTCTGGATTCTCCCACTGAGACCTGGATAGACAGGAAGCAGGTGAGGTTCAGCTCCACAGTGAGTCGGAGTGGAGTGGAGTGGCAGGATGGGAAGGAGCTAGGTGAGCATAGTTTGCTGGACGTCGACTTGATCGTTTCTTCTGAGACGGAAAACAACAGTAACCTTGAGAATGATGGCAGAACTACTACTACTGGCACACATAGGCCTTTACTCACACAGAGTCAAGCGGATTTACAGGAAGGTGAGCTCAGTTGCAAAAACCTCCAAAAGCAAGATCCTGGCCAACACCAGGTCTTTGGTG ATCTCTCTGAGCACCTTGAGCTTACAGAGCTCCTGAGCCCTCCAGTGTCCAGCCTTGTTTCAGCTGAGCAGGAGTCAGGTAAGCCTGTTCACCTGGATACACAGCCTGAAGAAGACCGTCACTCTCAGGCTGAGGTTACAGACTGGCCCACTGGACACAGCATTCATCAACAAAAGCTGCCTGAACAAAGCACTGACATTTCTGCCGGGGCCACTTCAGAGACCAAGCCGTCAACTAATGGCAGCTCAAAGAGTTCATCTCATGCTGTTTCACCAAAGCCTAAACAAAGACTGCTTGGAATTTttagaagagagaaagagaaaactgCTCAAGTACAGGGTCCACAGAAGGAACAGGTGAACATATTTAAGAAGAAAGAACCAGAAAATCTCTCCAAAGATGCTGCAGATATGACCATGGACAAACTTGCAAGTGTCAAACAAGAAGATAAACCTCCTGAGATGACAGAGGTCAGAACACTACAACTTACAGCGCTGCAGAATACTCcatttaaagaaataatgaCTTCAGTAGATTCAGACACTCAGCAGGAGACACAAGAGGATAAAGTTGTTAAGTTTCCAGAAGGACTATCCAATTTGAAAGCATTctgggagagagaaaacagcagtcCCAAAATAATATTTACCAGAGAGCAGGTGAGACATGAAGACATCACCAAAACaggaatagaagcttcacatgGCCCTCAAAATGTTCAGACTAACTCTGATGTTCAGACTGAATGTAGCATGTTAGTAGATTTATCAAAAGAAGACGGTACATACAGGGCCAATCCTGTCCTCATCTATGAGGAGACAGATGATTCTTTAACGGGTTCAATAACAGAGTCACCAATTCTTGAACCACAGGAAAACGTCACCACTCCTGTACCTTCTCTAGCTTGCAACAGTCAAAAGCAAGAGAGGGACATACCAGTTCCCCTTCACAGGCAGTCAATGTCCAGTCCTCAAGAGGAAGGGCCAGCCAACATCAGTGAGCTTAAGAATTTTTGGGAGAAGGAGTATACAGGACCCAGGATAATTGCTGCAAGAGTCAAGGAAACCTCAAGTAGTACAATACATAATAACAAAGTGGCTCCCCCTCAGTCTGACCTGTCCTTAGATAGCAGAGAGAAGTCTGAGGAAGATGCACAAACTTCTCCATACACAACCAAGTCCAATGTCTCTAAATCACTGAAAGTGACCGACAAGGGCTTTGTCAGTCAGAGTCCAGATAGATCACAGCTGAGGAGTTCTGTTACTGCTGGGGATGTACAGTCAACATGTCACCCACATCAAGTCATGGCTGAGTCTCAAGAAAGGCCCCTCAGTCCTAGCAAATCCCAAACTCCAAGATCCAAGGAGCAAGAGGATGAAGTCAGGAGGAGTCCGTCTAAAACCTGCCACCCGAGGGTCCTACCAAGAGAATCCTCAAGTCCCAAGAGATCCAGGCTGGAAAGCTCTCCCTTGAAAACTTTTCCAATAGACATTAACCCCCAAACCAAGGAAATTGAGGAACAACTAGGAAAGCCAACTCCAGCGCCAAGACAGAGGAAGAGTCCCTCACATGAAGCGAAGCAGACAGACACTAAACCTAACACAGAGCTCACCTCTCATCCTCTACCTTTAGATCGAGAATGCAAAGAAGTTTATTTTGGtaactttaaaacacaagaaaGTAGTTTAGGCTCCTCCATGGCTTCACAATCCAGAAAAGCTTCAGAGAAGAAGTTGGGAACCTTTACACGTCTTGCTAGATCTTTCATCCCTCAAGATTTTCAGCACTACCTTGGGCCTCACGAGAAAGCCCACGTCCCTTCTTTTCACCAAGACAAAGCTGCTCAAGAGTCTCATGTAAACCCTTCAACTGCTGAGAGTGATGGAGTGCACAGACCACAGAGCGCTCTCAAAGACTATGTGGGAAACCAGAGCGACATTCCCACAGAGGGGAATTTGTCTAGAACCAGTTCTTGGATTGTGCAAAATAAAGACGGAAACTTCAGCCAAGACACAACAACTGGGGCCTGGTCTTTGTCTCGGGCAAGTTCAGGCA GTTATGATGATAATTCTAGCCCTGCTATGTCAGCTCTGAAACGATTATCTTCAAGGACCACATCCTCATCCAAAAGTCTGGAAAACCTCATTTCACAAACAA GAGAAGAGAGGAACAACAATGCCTCCAGAGAACAAATGAATCTAAGTGTGGATGATG CCTCTTCACTCTTCAACTCAAAGCAGATGAAAAGCAGCGTGTCGGTTCCTGTTCTTCAGCAGGATGAG ACGGACAGTGACAGCACTTTTGAGAATACCTCAGGCTGGAGAAGAAACACAGGCAGCTCCACATCTAACATAAGTCTCTCCTCTGGGATGGCCTCCATGTCGTCT GTCAGcggcagcatcagcagcattTACCCTGTTGACTTTGGTGACATTGAAGTCCAGGGAAGCATCCAGTTTGCTGTGAACTACATCCAGAAGCTTGGAGAGTTTCACATCTTTGTGGTGCACTGCAGGGATCTGGCTGTAGCCGACACCAAGAAGAACCGCTCTGACCC GTATGTGAAATGTTACCTTCTTCCTGACAAAACAAAGCTAGGAAAGAGAAAAACCACCGTGAGAAAGAAGTCTTTAAACCCCAATTACAATGAAATCCTCAGG TTTAAAATCATAATGGAGGTgttgaaaactcagagtttgaACATTTCTGTGTGGCACAACGACACTTTTGGACGAAACAGCTTCCTGGGTGAGGTGGACCTGGATCTGTCAGAATGGGACTTCAGCAACACACAGATAAATGAATTTGCATTAAAACCCAGG GTGTCAGCACAGATTTCAACACCTTCTCCTTCCTGTCTGATGGACAGCAGAGGACAGATGAGAGTAGCCCTGAGATTCCTGCCACAGACGTCTCACA GCAAGACAACATCTAGGATGGAGACTGGTGAGGTGCAGATTTGGGTGAAAGACTGCAAGAATCTTTCACCAGTCAGAGGAGTGATCATTGATCCATTTGTGAAATG TGGCGTACTTCCTGACACGAGCCGGAAAAGCCGACAAAAGACCCGGGTGGTGAAGAGGACGGCCAACCCCATGTTCAACCACACCATGGTGTATGATGGCTTCCGGCCGGAGGACCTCAGAGAGGCCTGTGTAGAGATCACAGTGTGGGATCACGACCGACTGAACAACCGTTACATCGGTGGTCTTAGACTTGGGCTAGGGACAG GGAGGAGTTATGGGGTGGAAGTGGCTTGGATGGATTCGACGACAGATGAAGCAAATTTATGGCAGAGGATGTTGCAGTCTGATGGTGAATGGGTGGAGGATGTCTTACCTCTGAGAATGTTGGTGATGGCAAAAAGCATGTCAAAGTGA
- the sytl2a gene encoding synaptotagmin-like protein 2 isoform X3, with protein MIDLSFLTEEEQETIRAVLRRDAELKKSEEQRVQNLQRTVSDRGQLRYLTGEWFYETKQLRHQDRIHGSDIIRASMKHTYKPLTILELSQILPEKPSFVSSENKEVFVPPVLCGLLQEPHMQLGHERNQNQNPYETPQETPKPVLLSPTKQRKNPFNSELVTPHNFEEKDNQLLDGAVDQTQTPNEEPLPSSDSCVSHATNLKPDPNDSPDTQNASVSMPMPENQAVCTSSQDCFLEVDRSAGRQIISAAPRGILKRLSTSSSTDSLLSRLDLQSPVSLDSPTETWIDRKQVRFSSTVSRSGVEWQDGKELGEHSLLDVDLIVSSETENNSNLENDGRTTTTGTHRPLLTQSQADLQEDLSEHLELTELLSPPVSSLVSAEQESGKPVHLDTQPEEDRHSQAEVTDWPTGHSIHQQKLPEQSTDISAGATSETKPSTNGSSKSSSHAVSPKPKQRLLGIFRREKEKTAQVQGPQKEQVNIFKKKEPENLSKDAADMTMDKLASVKQEDKPPEMTEVRTLQLTALQNTPFKEIMTSVDSDTQQETQEDKVVKFPEGLSNLKAFWERENSSPKIIFTREQVRHEDITKTGIEASHGPQNVQTNSDVQTECSMLVDLSKEDGTYRANPVLIYEETDDSLTGSITESPILEPQENVTTPVPSLACNSQKQERDIPVPLHRQSMSSPQEEGPANISELKNFWEKEYTGPRIIAARVKETSSSTIHNNKVAPPQSDLSLDSREKSEEDAQTSPYTTKSNVSKSLKVTDKGFVSQSPDRSQLRSSVTAGDVQSTCHPHQVMAESQERPLSPSKSQTPRSKEQEDEVRRSPSKTCHPRVLPRESSSPKRSRLESSPLKTFPIDINPQTKEIEEQLGKPTPAPRQRKSPSHEAKQTDTKPNTELTSHPLPLDRECKEVYFGNFKTQESSLGSSMASQSRKASEKKLGTFTRLARSFIPQDFQHYLGPHEKAHVPSFHQDKAAQESHVNPSTAESDGVHRPQSALKDYVGNQSDIPTEGNLSRTSSWIVQNKDGNFSQDTTTGAWSLSRASSGSYDDNSSPAMSALKRLSSRTTSSSKSLENLISQTREERNNNASREQMNLSVDDASSLFNSKQMKSSVSVPVLQQDETDSDSTFENTSGWRRNTGSSTSNISLSSGMASMSSVSGSISSIYPVDFGDIEVQGSIQFAVNYIQKLGEFHIFVVHCRDLAVADTKKNRSDPYVKCYLLPDKTKLGKRKTTVRKKSLNPNYNEILRFKIIMEVLKTQSLNISVWHNDTFGRNSFLGEVDLDLSEWDFSNTQINEFALKPRVSAQISTPSPSCLMDSRGQMRVALRFLPQTSHSKTTSRMETGEVQIWVKDCKNLSPVRGVIIDPFVKCGVLPDTSRKSRQKTRVVKRTANPMFNHTMVYDGFRPEDLREACVEITVWDHDRLNNRYIGGLRLGLGTGRSYGVEVAWMDSTTDEANLWQRMLQSDGEWVEDVLPLRMLVMAKSMSK; from the exons GAATCAGAACCAGAACCCTTATGAAACGCCTCAAGAGACACCTAAACCAGTTTTACTGTCGCCCACAAAG CAGCGAAAAAATCCATTCAACAGTGAACTTGTTACACCTCACAATTTTGAAGAAAAGGACAATCAGTTATTGGACGGAGCAGTGGATCAAACCCAGACACCAAATGAGG AGCCTTTACCATCATCTGACAGCTGCGTTTCTCATGCAACTAACCTAAAACCAGACCCTAATGATAGCCCTGACACCCAGAATGCATCTGTTTCCATGCCAATGCCTGAAAACCAAGCAGTCTGTACCAGTTCTCAGGACTGTTTCCTTGAGGTAGATAGGTCAGCGGGCAGACAGATTATATCTGCTGCTCCACGGGGCATCCTCAAGCGCTTGTCCACCTCTAGCTCCACAGACTCCCTGCTCTCTCGCCTGGATCTGCAGAGTCCAGTTAGTCTGGATTCTCCCACTGAGACCTGGATAGACAGGAAGCAGGTGAGGTTCAGCTCCACAGTGAGTCGGAGTGGAGTGGAGTGGCAGGATGGGAAGGAGCTAGGTGAGCATAGTTTGCTGGACGTCGACTTGATCGTTTCTTCTGAGACGGAAAACAACAGTAACCTTGAGAATGATGGCAGAACTACTACTACTGGCACACATAGGCCTTTACTCACACAGAGTCAAGCGGATTTACAGGAAG ATCTCTCTGAGCACCTTGAGCTTACAGAGCTCCTGAGCCCTCCAGTGTCCAGCCTTGTTTCAGCTGAGCAGGAGTCAGGTAAGCCTGTTCACCTGGATACACAGCCTGAAGAAGACCGTCACTCTCAGGCTGAGGTTACAGACTGGCCCACTGGACACAGCATTCATCAACAAAAGCTGCCTGAACAAAGCACTGACATTTCTGCCGGGGCCACTTCAGAGACCAAGCCGTCAACTAATGGCAGCTCAAAGAGTTCATCTCATGCTGTTTCACCAAAGCCTAAACAAAGACTGCTTGGAATTTttagaagagagaaagagaaaactgCTCAAGTACAGGGTCCACAGAAGGAACAGGTGAACATATTTAAGAAGAAAGAACCAGAAAATCTCTCCAAAGATGCTGCAGATATGACCATGGACAAACTTGCAAGTGTCAAACAAGAAGATAAACCTCCTGAGATGACAGAGGTCAGAACACTACAACTTACAGCGCTGCAGAATACTCcatttaaagaaataatgaCTTCAGTAGATTCAGACACTCAGCAGGAGACACAAGAGGATAAAGTTGTTAAGTTTCCAGAAGGACTATCCAATTTGAAAGCATTctgggagagagaaaacagcagtcCCAAAATAATATTTACCAGAGAGCAGGTGAGACATGAAGACATCACCAAAACaggaatagaagcttcacatgGCCCTCAAAATGTTCAGACTAACTCTGATGTTCAGACTGAATGTAGCATGTTAGTAGATTTATCAAAAGAAGACGGTACATACAGGGCCAATCCTGTCCTCATCTATGAGGAGACAGATGATTCTTTAACGGGTTCAATAACAGAGTCACCAATTCTTGAACCACAGGAAAACGTCACCACTCCTGTACCTTCTCTAGCTTGCAACAGTCAAAAGCAAGAGAGGGACATACCAGTTCCCCTTCACAGGCAGTCAATGTCCAGTCCTCAAGAGGAAGGGCCAGCCAACATCAGTGAGCTTAAGAATTTTTGGGAGAAGGAGTATACAGGACCCAGGATAATTGCTGCAAGAGTCAAGGAAACCTCAAGTAGTACAATACATAATAACAAAGTGGCTCCCCCTCAGTCTGACCTGTCCTTAGATAGCAGAGAGAAGTCTGAGGAAGATGCACAAACTTCTCCATACACAACCAAGTCCAATGTCTCTAAATCACTGAAAGTGACCGACAAGGGCTTTGTCAGTCAGAGTCCAGATAGATCACAGCTGAGGAGTTCTGTTACTGCTGGGGATGTACAGTCAACATGTCACCCACATCAAGTCATGGCTGAGTCTCAAGAAAGGCCCCTCAGTCCTAGCAAATCCCAAACTCCAAGATCCAAGGAGCAAGAGGATGAAGTCAGGAGGAGTCCGTCTAAAACCTGCCACCCGAGGGTCCTACCAAGAGAATCCTCAAGTCCCAAGAGATCCAGGCTGGAAAGCTCTCCCTTGAAAACTTTTCCAATAGACATTAACCCCCAAACCAAGGAAATTGAGGAACAACTAGGAAAGCCAACTCCAGCGCCAAGACAGAGGAAGAGTCCCTCACATGAAGCGAAGCAGACAGACACTAAACCTAACACAGAGCTCACCTCTCATCCTCTACCTTTAGATCGAGAATGCAAAGAAGTTTATTTTGGtaactttaaaacacaagaaaGTAGTTTAGGCTCCTCCATGGCTTCACAATCCAGAAAAGCTTCAGAGAAGAAGTTGGGAACCTTTACACGTCTTGCTAGATCTTTCATCCCTCAAGATTTTCAGCACTACCTTGGGCCTCACGAGAAAGCCCACGTCCCTTCTTTTCACCAAGACAAAGCTGCTCAAGAGTCTCATGTAAACCCTTCAACTGCTGAGAGTGATGGAGTGCACAGACCACAGAGCGCTCTCAAAGACTATGTGGGAAACCAGAGCGACATTCCCACAGAGGGGAATTTGTCTAGAACCAGTTCTTGGATTGTGCAAAATAAAGACGGAAACTTCAGCCAAGACACAACAACTGGGGCCTGGTCTTTGTCTCGGGCAAGTTCAGGCA GTTATGATGATAATTCTAGCCCTGCTATGTCAGCTCTGAAACGATTATCTTCAAGGACCACATCCTCATCCAAAAGTCTGGAAAACCTCATTTCACAAACAA GAGAAGAGAGGAACAACAATGCCTCCAGAGAACAAATGAATCTAAGTGTGGATGATG CCTCTTCACTCTTCAACTCAAAGCAGATGAAAAGCAGCGTGTCGGTTCCTGTTCTTCAGCAGGATGAG ACGGACAGTGACAGCACTTTTGAGAATACCTCAGGCTGGAGAAGAAACACAGGCAGCTCCACATCTAACATAAGTCTCTCCTCTGGGATGGCCTCCATGTCGTCT GTCAGcggcagcatcagcagcattTACCCTGTTGACTTTGGTGACATTGAAGTCCAGGGAAGCATCCAGTTTGCTGTGAACTACATCCAGAAGCTTGGAGAGTTTCACATCTTTGTGGTGCACTGCAGGGATCTGGCTGTAGCCGACACCAAGAAGAACCGCTCTGACCC GTATGTGAAATGTTACCTTCTTCCTGACAAAACAAAGCTAGGAAAGAGAAAAACCACCGTGAGAAAGAAGTCTTTAAACCCCAATTACAATGAAATCCTCAGG TTTAAAATCATAATGGAGGTgttgaaaactcagagtttgaACATTTCTGTGTGGCACAACGACACTTTTGGACGAAACAGCTTCCTGGGTGAGGTGGACCTGGATCTGTCAGAATGGGACTTCAGCAACACACAGATAAATGAATTTGCATTAAAACCCAGG GTGTCAGCACAGATTTCAACACCTTCTCCTTCCTGTCTGATGGACAGCAGAGGACAGATGAGAGTAGCCCTGAGATTCCTGCCACAGACGTCTCACA GCAAGACAACATCTAGGATGGAGACTGGTGAGGTGCAGATTTGGGTGAAAGACTGCAAGAATCTTTCACCAGTCAGAGGAGTGATCATTGATCCATTTGTGAAATG TGGCGTACTTCCTGACACGAGCCGGAAAAGCCGACAAAAGACCCGGGTGGTGAAGAGGACGGCCAACCCCATGTTCAACCACACCATGGTGTATGATGGCTTCCGGCCGGAGGACCTCAGAGAGGCCTGTGTAGAGATCACAGTGTGGGATCACGACCGACTGAACAACCGTTACATCGGTGGTCTTAGACTTGGGCTAGGGACAG GGAGGAGTTATGGGGTGGAAGTGGCTTGGATGGATTCGACGACAGATGAAGCAAATTTATGGCAGAGGATGTTGCAGTCTGATGGTGAATGGGTGGAGGATGTCTTACCTCTGAGAATGTTGGTGATGGCAAAAAGCATGTCAAAGTGA